From a single Ciconia boyciana chromosome 6, ASM3463844v1, whole genome shotgun sequence genomic region:
- the LRRC4C gene encoding leucine-rich repeat-containing protein 4C translates to MLNKMTLHPQQIMIGPRFNRALFDPLLVVLLALQLLVVAGLVRAQTCPSVCSCSNQFSKVICVRKNLRDVPDGISTNTRLLNLHENQIQIIKVNSFKHLRHLEILQLSRNHIRTIEIGAFNGLANLNTLELFDNRLTTIPNGAFVYLSKLKELWLRNNPIESIPSYAFNRIPSLRRLDLGELKRLSYISEGAFEGLSNLRYLNLAMCNLREIPNLTPLVKLDELDLSGNHLTAIRPGSFQGLMHLQKLWMIQSQIQVIERNAFDNLQSLVEINLAHNNLTLLPHDLFTPLRLERIHLHHNPWNCNCDILWLSWWIKDKAPSNTACCARCHTPPSLKGRYIGELDLNYFTCYAPVIVEPPADLNVTEGMAAEMKCRASTSLTSVSWITPNGSVMTHGAYRVRIAVLSDGTLNFTKVTVQDTGLYTCMVSNSVGNTTASATLNVTALDNPGYTYFSTVTVETVEPSQDEAQTTEQVGPTPVTNWETTNMTTSLTPQSTRSTEKTFTIPVTDTNNGIPGIDEVMKTTKIIIGCFVAITLMAAVMLVIFYKMRKQHHRQNHHAPTRTVEIINVDDELTGDTPIESHLPMPAIEHEHLNHYNSYKSPFNHTTTVNTINSIHSSVHEPLLIRMNSKDNVQETQI, encoded by the coding sequence ATGTTGAACAAGATGACCTTACATCCACAGCAGATAATGATAGGTCCTAGGTTTAACAGGGCCCTATTTGACCCCCTGCTTGTGGTGCTGTTGGCTCTTCAGCTTCTTGTGGTGGCTGGTCTAGTGAGGGCTCAAACTTGCCCTTCTGTCTGCTCCTGCAGCAACCAGTTCAGTAAAGTGATTTGTGTACGGAAAAATCTGAGAGACGTGCCAGACGGCATCTCCACCAACACCCGGTTACTCAATCTCCATGAGAACCAGATCCAAATCATTAAAGTTAATAGCTTCAAGCATCTGAGGCACCTAGAAATCCTGCAGCTCAGTAGGAATCACATCAGAACAATTGAAATAGGGGCTTTCAATGGTCTGGCCAATCTCAACACTTTGGAACTCTTTGACAATCGTCTGACCACTATCCCAAATGGGGCTTTTGTATACTTGTCAAAACTGAAGGAACTGTGGTTGAGAAACAACCCCATTGAAAGCATCCCTTCTTATGCTTTTAACAGAATCCCTTCTCTCCGGAGACTGGATTTGGGGGAATTGAAAAGGCTTTCATACATCTCAGAAGGTGCCTTTGAAGGTCTGTCCAACTTGAGGTATTTGAACCTTGCCATGTGCAATCTTCGAGAGATTCCTAACCTCACCCCACTTGTAAAACTGGATGAGTTAGATCTTTCTGGGAATCACCTGACTGCCATCCGGCCAGGTTCCTTCCAAGGGTTAATGCATCTTCAGAAATTGTGGATGATACAGTCCCAGATTCAAGTGATAGAAAGGAATGCTTTTGATAATCTTCAGTCACTTGTAGAGATCAATCTGGCACACAACAATCTAACACTACTGCCTCATGACCTGTTCACACCACTCCGCCTAGAAAGGATCCACTTGCATCACAATCCTTGGAACTGCAACTGTGATATCCTTTGGCTCAGCTGGTGGATTAAAGACAAGGCACCCTCGAATACTGCATGCTGTGCCCGTTGCCACACACCTCCCAGTTTAAAAGGAAGGTACATTGGTGAGCTGGACCTGAATTACTTCACATGTTATGCTCCAGTCATAGTGGAGCCACCAGCAGACCTCAACGTCACAGAAGGCATGGCTGCAGAGATGAAATGCCGGGCATCAACCTCCCTGACTTCTGTGTCTTGGATTACTCCAAATGGATCTGTTATGACGCATGGGGCATACAGAGTTCGGATTGCTGTGCTCAGTGATGGCACATTAAATTTTACAAAGGTAACTGTGCAAGACACGGGTTTGTATACATGCATGGTGAGTAACTCTGTTGGGAATACCACAGCTTCTGCCACACTGAATGTGACTGCCCTGGATAACCCTGGTTACACGTACTTTTCAACTGTCACAGTAGAGACTGTGGAACCTTCTCAGGATGAGGCACAGACCACAGAGCAGGTTGGGCCCACACCAGTTACCAACTGGGAGACCACTAACATGACAACCTCACTCACTCCACAGAGCACAAGATCAACAGAAAAAACGTTCACCATTCCTGTGACGGACACAAACAACGGGATCCCGGGAATAGATGAGGTTATGAAGACTACCAAAATCATAATTGGTTGTTTTGTGGCTATCACTCTCATGGCTGCTGTGATGCTGGTAATTTTCTACAAAATGAGGAAACAGCATCACCGGCAGAACCATCATGCTCCAACACGGACTGTAGAGATCATTAATGTGGATGATGAGCTTACAGGTGACACACCCATAGAGAGTCACTTGCCCATGCCAGCAATAGAGCATGAGCACCTAAATCACTATAACTCTTATAAGTCTCCTTTCAACCACACAACAACAGTTAACACAATAAATTCAATACACAGTTCAGTGCATGAACCGTTATTGATCCGAATGAACTCAAAAGACAATGTACAAGAGACTCAAATCTAA